TTTACAGTATGACGAAAGGAAGATTGTCGAGGAAATCCAGGCACTGGGTTGGCAGCCGCCGGCTGACACCGACAGCAACTCCAGCAACTGCCTGCTCAACAGCCTGGGCATAGAAAGCCACCTGCAAAAGTTTGGTTTCCACCCATATGCCTTTGAATTGGCCGGCCTGGTAAGAGAGGGTTACCTGAGCAGGGCTGAGGGTCTGGCCAGATTGGCTGCCAGACCGGACGAGAAAATTGTCAGTGAGGTGAAGCGAACACTGGCCGCTCTTGCATAGATCAGCGGCACAGCAAGATCCAGGAGTTGAGCACGGCTATAGTGGCACGTCTCTTGCTCCAACTTGCCCAGATATTAGCTGGCTCACGCTCTGGCGTGACCGCCACGATGGCTGTGAGGTATGTCTATGGACTATCGAGAGATAGTGCGCACCTTTGTAATCGAGAATTTTCTTTTCGGGGAAGAGGCAGATTTCGAAGAAGACAGCTCTTTCCTGGAAAACTCTATTATCGATTCCACCGGTGTTCTGGAACTGGTCAGTTTCCTGGAGCAGACCTTCCACATCGTTGTTGAAGATGATGAGCTTGTGCCAGAGAATCTTGACAGTTTGAACAATGTAGTTCGCTACCTCGAGGGCAAGCTCGACAGCAAGGCGCGGCAAACAGCATAATGAGAAAAAACAGTATATCCTGGATTCAGAAACAATCTGGCAGTCCTGCTGCTTGCAGGTCTCGCTGGCGCACAATGGACGACCGCAGGACAGACAGACACACCTCCCTTGTGCCGACCATGGACGGAGCACTTCCTGTAAAGAGGTCCGTGGTGTGGCGCCATAGCAGCCCGCTGTCTCGGGCCGGCAGCCGGCGTCAACCTGCAGTCAAGAGCTGATCTCATGTGTGGCATAGCTGGAGTGGTAAGCCTGAATGGGGCCAGGGAAGTCCCACTTCATCTGCTCAGGCAGATGGCCGGAGCACTTCGGCACCGGGGGCCTGATGAGGCTGGCATCTATGTGGACGATGCAGCAGGCCTGGCCCATGTCCGCCTGAGTATTATTGATCTCGCCAGCGGCACCCAGCCCATCCACAATGAAGATGAGACCCTGTGGATCGTCTATAATGGGGAAGTGTTCAACCATTTGGAGCTCCGAAGAGATTTGCAGGCAAAGGGACACCGGTTCTACACTGCAGCGGACACAGAGGTGATCCTGCATCTCTACGAGGAGAAGGGACCTGGCTGTGTGGAGGATCTCAACGGCCAATTTGCCTTTGCTCTCTGGGACACAAAAGAGCAGACCCTCTTTGCTGCCAGGGATCGAGTCGGCATCAGACCG
The Deltaproteobacteria bacterium DNA segment above includes these coding regions:
- a CDS encoding acyl carrier protein, coding for MDYREIVRTFVIENFLFGEEADFEEDSSFLENSIIDSTGVLELVSFLEQTFHIVVEDDELVPENLDSLNNVVRYLEGKLDSKARQTA